The following proteins are co-located in the Siansivirga zeaxanthinifaciens CC-SAMT-1 genome:
- the mobA gene encoding molybdenum cofactor guanylyltransferase, producing MIAKKNITGIILSGGKSSRMGTDKGLLLYNEKPFTQYSIDALAPFTSEIIIVSNYKNYDVFGLKRVNDLFEEAGPLAGIYSGLKHSKTDYNLVLSCDIPLITSGIINQIIDHFDSNFDVIQVETNHKTMPLIALYKTSCKELFFNLLKQGERRLQYAVNQCKVKTITLDTENEKCTLNVNTPETLKTLTNKPFRENI from the coding sequence ATGATAGCTAAAAAAAACATAACAGGCATCATTCTTTCCGGCGGAAAAAGTTCGCGTATGGGAACAGACAAAGGCTTGTTATTATATAACGAAAAACCTTTCACACAATACAGTATTGATGCACTAGCACCTTTTACTTCTGAAATTATAATCGTTTCAAATTATAAAAATTACGATGTTTTTGGTTTAAAACGGGTAAACGATTTATTTGAAGAAGCCGGGCCATTGGCAGGTATTTATTCAGGATTGAAACATTCTAAAACCGATTATAATTTGGTTTTAAGTTGCGACATTCCACTAATTACCTCGGGAATTATAAATCAGATAATAGACCATTTTGATTCTAATTTCGATGTAATTCAAGTTGAAACCAACCATAAAACCATGCCTTTAATTGCCCTGTATAAAACCTCCTGTAAAGAACTTTTTTTTAACCTTTTAAAACAAGGTGAACGGCGTTTACAATATGCTGTAAATCAATGCAAAGTAAAAACAATAACCCTAGATACTGAAAACGAAAAATGCACTTTAAACGTAAACACGCCCGAAACTTTAAAAACCTTAACCAACAAACCATTTAGAGAAAATATATAG
- a CDS encoding MoaD/ThiS family protein, translating to MKINIKYFGQIAEVTNRDSEIIEVSAKTISELTDWIYLKFPDLKNKDFQVAQNQELVSIETKITGNEIALLPPFSGG from the coding sequence ATGAAAATTAATATTAAATATTTCGGACAAATAGCAGAAGTTACAAACAGAGATTCTGAAATTATTGAGGTGTCTGCCAAAACCATTTCAGAGTTAACAGATTGGATATATTTAAAATTCCCCGATTTAAAAAACAAAGATTTTCAAGTAGCACAAAACCAAGAATTGGTGTCGATTGAAACCAAAATTACAGGAAACGAAATCGCTTTATTACCGCCTTTTTCGGGAGGATAA